One region of Culex pipiens pallens isolate TS chromosome 2, TS_CPP_V2, whole genome shotgun sequence genomic DNA includes:
- the LOC120417733 gene encoding uncharacterized protein LOC120417733, protein MFNRIRQHFTKFWRTHVQLTPQTDLFFILNFFLATAGVYLPLKNGFIKLCWKVYRVFMILHFAMILRRLLLTLTTERTFDPLVNGIHVALGVTILLSRSMLIQANFKHFKTVRKYLNERSFHADDPEAVRIRQQSYEMSVKVTIIFIANILFQSISITSSGMTDMDPFQIPFGMEDFSDFERSLFTGLYSLLWAVYSYVAASNFLTIYLGLVGLRAEMRIAVDSFGKVMDRVEVRLEQKPGEQNFWKFLQDELNTCIEHHSEVLNQLKVFKNLTNLSFLLLYYMTMLFIALGVIIVFFRATLDIFTVTAIDYTLRYLIECYVFCHMVSSFNEEHSKIGPTLSHQPWISQLRCRKEFASQFRQVRATILIVTMQSQRSLNISCGELFELTMAKFTGLVNRSYSVMMFVWNAKQGHGVAW, encoded by the coding sequence ATGTTTAACCGCATCAGACAGCACTTCACCAAGTTTTGGCGAACGCACGTTCAACTCACACCCCAAACGGATCTCTTCTTCATTCTCAACTTTTTCCTCGCCACCGCCGGAGTTTATCTCCCGCTGAAAAATGGCTTCATCAAACTGTGCTGGAAAGTGTACCGCGTGTTCATGATCTTGCACTTTGCCATGATCCTGCGTCGACTTCTCCTCACTCTAACCACGGAACGAACCTTCGACCCGCTGGTCAACGGCATCCACGTGGCGCTGGGAGTAACGATCTTGCTTTCGAGATCCATGCTGATCCAGGCCAACTTTAAACACTTCAAGACGGTTAGAAAGTACCTCAACGAGAGAAGCTTCCACGCGGATGATCCGGAAGCCGTTAGGATTCGCCAGCAATCGTACGAAATGTCGGTTAAAGTGACCATCATCTTCATAGCGAACATCCTGTTTCAATCGATCAGCATCACCAGCAGCGGAATGACCGACATGGACCCTTTCCAGATCCCTTTTGGGATGGAGGATTTCAGCGATTTCGAGCGGAGTCTGTTCACCGGGCTGTACTCTCTGCTGTGGGCGGTTTACAGCTACGTTGCGGCGTCTAACTTCCTAACCATTTATTTGGGATTGGTTGGACTACGAGCTGAGATGCGGATCGCCGTTGATTCCTTTGGAAAGGTCATGGATCGGGTCGAGGTCAGACTTGAGCAGAAACCTGGAGAGCAAAACTTCTGGAAGTTTCTCCAGGACGAGTTGAACACCTGCATCGAACACCACAGCGAGGTCCTCAATCAATTGAAAGTCTTCAAAAACCTGACCAACCTATCCTTCCTCCTGCTGTACTACATGACGATGCTGTTCATCGCACTGGGCGTGATCATCGTGTTCTTCCGAGCAACGCTGGACATCTTCACCGTGACGGCCATCGACTACACGCTGCGTTACCTGATCGAGTGTTACGTGTTTTGTCACATGGTTTCGTCCTTCAACGAGGAGCACTCCAAGATCGGTCCAACACTGTCACACCAGCCGTGGATCTCCCAGCTTCGCTGTCGAAAGGAGTTTGCTAGTCAATTTCGGCAGGTTCGTGCGACGATCTTGATCGTGACGATGCAGTCGCAGCGCAGCTTGAACATTAGCTGCGGAGAACTGTTCGAGCTGACGATGGCCAAGTTTACCGGGTTGGTCAACAGGTCGTACTCGGTGATGATGTTCGTGTGGAACGCTAAGCAGGGCCATGGTGTGGCTTGGTGA
- the LOC120417724 gene encoding uncharacterized protein LOC120417724 has translation MFNRIRQYLSNSWSSHVRMKHKTDFFYILNFYLSIAGVYFPVKNHMFRLTWKVFCVLVILHYATMQRRLLQILQTEQSFELLVNGIHVAGGATIILVRSLLIHVNFPHFNQARKYLNERSFREEDPDVARIRQQSYELSVKVTIIFSINVLSQFVILIGSGITEMDPFLLPFSVKQFSLFEQKLYSNVYSGLFTVYSFIGASNFLTMYLGLVGLRAELRIAVDSFGKVMDRVNNRLENDPGEQNFWKFLQDELNSCIEHHSTVLNQLKVFKNLTSMSLLVSYYMTMAHTAIGVIHVLSKPSLDFLSVLAIDFTLRYLLEFYVFCHMVTSLNEEHSKIGLLLSHQPWISQLRIESKYRSQYRQIRATILNVMIQSQRSLNISCGGIFELTMDKFTTLIKTSYTLMAVVWNMQQGNGLSW, from the coding sequence ATGTTCAACCGTATCAGGCAATACTTATCCAACTCATGGAGCTCCCACGTTCGGATGAAACACAAAACAGATTTCTTCTACATCCTTAACTTTTACCTATCGATTGCCGGAGTCTACTTCCCAGTGAAAAACCACATGTTCAGGCTCACCTGGAAGGTGTTCTGCGTTCTGGTGATCCTGCACTACGCAACGATGCAGCGTCGGCTGTTGCAAATCCTTCAAACGGAACAGTCCTTTGAACTACTCGTCAACGGGATCCACGTGGCCGGAGGAGCGACCATCATACTGGTGCGATCTCTGCTGATTCATGTCAATTTCCCGCACTTCAACCAGGCGAGGAAGTATCTCAACGAGAGAAGTTTTCGAGAGGAAGACCCGGACGTGGCGCGGATTCGTCAGCAGTCGTACGAACTGTCGGTTAAGGTGACCATCATCTTTAGCATCAACGTATTATCTCAGTTCGTCATCCTTATTGGCAGTGGAATCACAGAAATGGACCCATTTCTGCTCCCATTCAGTGTGAAGCAGTTCAGTTTGTTTGAGCAGAAGCTGTATAGCAATGTGTACTCTGGTTTGTTCACAGTCTACAGCTTCATCGGGGCTTCAAACTTCCTGACGATGTATTTGGGATTGGTTGGACTACGCGCTGAGTTGAGAATCGCCGTTGATTCCTTCGGGAAGGTGATGGACCGAGTGAACAATAGACTTGAGAATGACCCTGGTGAGCAAAACTTCTGGAAGTTTCTGCAGGACGAGCTGAACTCCTGCATCGAACACCACAGCACAGTCCTCAATCAGCTAAAAGTCTTCAAGAATCTGACCAGCATGTCACTGCTCGTCTCCTACTACATGACGATGGCACACACCGCCATCGGAGTGATCCACGTGCTCTCCAAACCTTCGCTGGACTTCTTGTCCGTCCTAGCGATCGACTTCACACTGCGATACCTGCTCGAGTTTTACGTGTTCTGTCACATGGTCACCTCGCTGAACGAAGAACACTCCAAGATCGGTCTGCTGTTGTCACACCAGCCGTGGATCTCCCAGCTGCGAATCGAGTCAAAGTACCGCAGTCAATATCGGCAGATTCGTGCGACGATCTTGAATGTGATGATTCAGTCACAGCGCAGTTTGAACATCAGTTGCGGTGGGATTTTCGAGCTGACCATGGACAAGTTTACCACTTTGATCAAAACGTCATACACGCTGATGGCGGTGGTGTGGAACATGCAGCAAGGGAATGGCCTAAGTTGGTGA